Genomic window (Alligator mississippiensis isolate rAllMis1 chromosome 7, rAllMis1, whole genome shotgun sequence):
CCTAAGAGAGGGGACAAAGAGCAGGGTCCCACCCACTGATGTGCCAGACCAGTCTGGCACCCCATGTTGCCACTCCTGGCAACCCCTAGCTGAAGCAGGGCATTAGTGGACTGGGGCTTTCCCCACACTGGTCACCTGGAGACAGCAGCCACAGCAAGTGGTCAtcccttcctctcctgctccctTCTTGGTCTTTCCCGGATTCCAACACTAGCCCAGGGTGGCAGCCATGCCCTGGATTCCCCAGGGGACCCAGGTGAGTGTGACTACAAGGAATTAGGGCCACTTGTTGTGACTTTTACTGTTTCAATGGGGTTATGACAGTGGCATagcagcccccaccctccccctgggTCCTCCTCTACACAAACTTCCCTTTCTTGGCTTTCTTCTCTGTTAGATTtttctagtgcaggggtgtctAACTCATCTTGTGCCCTGGGTGGATCTCAACCACAGGGCTCCTTGAAGGCCAGGTACAACCCATGGAACAAGgaaacagcagtggtggcagtggcaacccTGGCTGTGATGGTGGGGGCAACTGTCAGCTCTGGTTCAGACCAGGGGCATGCAGCAATGGCTCTAGCCCCATCTACATGTCTCAGGCCCATGCCAgaaccagagctgctgccattgaGTGATGGTAGCTCCAGGTCTGGCTCTAGCTCAAAGTatgcagtggggccagggtccACAGAGGTAGGtccctggcagtggcaacaggcaAAGTAGCTTCAGAGTGACTGAGGTTGTGTCAACTTTTGCGTAGCCTCTTGCCACCAATGGCCATGTCCCTGGGGTCTGAGGGCTAtccactccccccacagccaaacTCTCCAACTCCCAGTGGCCTATTGGCAGTGTGGCAACCTGGATACAGTGGCTCAATGGGCCATATCAGACCAGGAGACCAAAcatttgacatccctgctctagCCTTACTAATGTTTATGGTCAGTTAAATCTAAGAACAACTTAGTGATCACACTCATTGGCCAACCCCTGGTCACTGGGCAGAAACAGTGCATGGTTCCTTACTAGGAATTAGTGCCATGGGAGAGAAGGACATGGGATTGCAATAGCCAGGAATCCTCTGGGAGGTGACAAAAATGGGGATAAAAACTTCCTTTTGGGGATGCAAAATATCAGATCATTGCATGGGCAGAACTGAATTTTGAAATGAATACCACATGTCAGCACATCCAAAGTAAACATTGGGAGGAGCAGAATTTTGAATGGAATACTACATTTtcttttatcctgggataaatgtgATGTTGGTTTGCCACCATAGGAAATTAGGACTGTCTTTGATTTAAGATTAAAACAGTTGTCAAATGATTGACATTcccaaaaaaatggaaacttttgTATTCCCCACTCATCTCTCCTCTTTTGATGGCCATCTTGGCCACTGTCAGAAATCAGGGCTACTTCTGCTCAGCAGGAACTACTTGACTGGCAGTGTATAATAGACTTGGTTATTGTTAGCAGAATTATGCACAACATGGTTAATTAGTGCTTTCTAACATCATTAGGGCATGTTGGCCTCTGGGGGGTGAGGAATGACTAATAGAAGCCAAAAGAGTGGTTCTAATCTTTATATAATCTCactcagcaaaggaaaaaaaaaatcaatggcagGGATGCATACTGTGTCTCTGGGTTTGATAACCTTGAAGGTATTAAAGTTTGATCAGAGGCAACAATTTCCAGACTTGGAGACCTAGTCCAAGGCTAGTGACAGTGTGAGCAGGTAAGACTTTTGCATGTGGATGTGCCAGGGTCTTTCCCCCTGTATCTGTGACTACAGTTTACGTTATGTTGTGAGGGAGTTTGCATGAAAGATTTCAAGCTTGCTTTCTCCACTTTTATGCCATTTCCTAGGAAATTGGCACAGTGAGTACCTAAGGGACTTTGAAAATGTATACCTTTACATGAGCAGCCGGGGTAGGGGTGGATATACAGATGAGCAGAAAAGACAAAAGTGGACAAGCATGACCTATTAAAAAAGGAATGCCTAAGTGAGCTCATTCTCTACTACTTtctagcacatgtagacagttaCACAATAGCAAGAAGGAATAAAGGAAAAGTTAATAGGTTGTCTTAGCATCTCAGTTTGTAGGTTCGGCAGCATGACTTGAAATAAAGGATTAATTGCTTACAGTCAATTGTTAATTATgcatatttcctttttaaaatggtcTGCGTGTGTGGAATCACCATGGAGAACCGGACAGTGATCAGCGAATTCATACTCTTGGGCTTCACAGACATTCAGGAGCTGCAAATTATCATCTTCACAATTCTCACCATCACCTACATTTTGACAATAGCGGGAAACCTCCTGATCATTGTAGTCACCCTTGTCGACAGTAATCTCCagacccccatgtacttcttcctcaggaACTTCTCTCTCTTGGAAATTGGCTTCACTTCTGTTGTCATTCCCAAAGCATTGTTCAACATGGCACTAGGCTCAAAGACAATTTCTTTTCTTGGGTGTCTTACTCAATCCTTTCTGTATTTTTTGGTGGGAACTACTGACTTGTTGCTATTAGCAGCAATGTCCTTTGACAGGTACGTGGCCATTTGCAACCCTCTGCATTATAACACCATCATGAACACTCGAGTTTGTTCACTGTTGGTTTTGGGCTCTTGGATTGAAAGTTTCCTCTTTCTGATTATCCCATCACTACTGTTTGTCTGGATGCCCTTCTGTGGGTCTAATGTTTTAGACCACTTCTTTTGTGATGGTACACCCATGAGAAAATTGCTCTGTGGAGATAGACGACTTTTAGATATGATTTCTCTCATTATAGCACTTTTCTCTCTGGTCAGCGGTCTCACAGTCATTATCATGTCTTACATCAAAATCACCCTCACTGTGATAAGGATCCCGTCTGCTACAGGTAGGcaaaaagccttctccacctgtgctTCTCACCTCACTGTGGTCTCCATCACCTATGGCAGCTGTATATTCATGTATGGCAAACCTGCAGGGAGCAATGGGCTGGACAGCAGTAAGTCGGTTGCTGTTCTCAACACCATAGTTTCTCCTCTACTAAACCCTTTCATTTACACCCTGAGGAATAAGCAGGTTCAAAATGCCTTGAAAGATATTGCCCATCGAGCATGGTGTTTTCGATGGTCCTGGGAATCTGGTGGGAAGTGAAAAATGAGAACACTATTTGAAACTGTGTTAAGGTGCTGTTACTTATCCACATTCCCAATGTGGATGTATATGTTGCTTTTAGGgaaaccaaaacaacaaaaaaaaatttaaaaattgtaaGTCTAATAACACTTcataggaacacaggactggacaTTGAAAATATGCCCTAAATCCACAAGTATCTGACTATGGGAATTTTTTTGCCTGAGCACAATGTGGGGACTGGGATGGCTGACAGTTGTGGGGTGCCTGTAGTTGTGGGAGACTCTGCAAGGCTTCATAGGAAGGTGACACCTTCTGCCTTAGAAGCCAGTAATATTTGTGAGGATGCTTTTATATA
Coding sequences:
- the LOC102566220 gene encoding olfactory receptor 6C74-like encodes the protein MENRTVISEFILLGFTDIQELQIIIFTILTITYILTIAGNLLIIVVTLVDSNLQTPMYFFLRNFSLLEIGFTSVVIPKALFNMALGSKTISFLGCLTQSFLYFLVGTTDLLLLAAMSFDRYVAICNPLHYNTIMNTRVCSLLVLGSWIESFLFLIIPSLLFVWMPFCGSNVLDHFFCDGTPMRKLLCGDRRLLDMISLIIALFSLVSGLTVIIMSYIKITLTVIRIPSATGRQKAFSTCASHLTVVSITYGSCIFMYGKPAGSNGLDSSKSVAVLNTIVSPLLNPFIYTLRNKQVQNALKDIAHRAWCFRWSWESGGK